One Hymenobacter tibetensis genomic window carries:
- a CDS encoding response regulator, translated as MKKIAKVLLVDDDSTATFLNEQLLRRLQVAEQLLVARNGVEALHALEQVCAEPAELVGPLLVLLDLHMPVMNGLEFLATYQQHPLAQQCPAVIVVLTSSQHPRDLERLHTLPIAVEVLTKPLTSEKVHAILQRHFR; from the coding sequence ATGAAAAAGATCGCCAAGGTGCTCTTAGTCGATGACGACTCAACTGCCACGTTTCTGAATGAGCAGCTGCTGCGCCGCTTGCAGGTCGCCGAACAGCTATTGGTGGCACGCAACGGGGTGGAAGCACTACACGCGCTGGAACAGGTCTGCGCCGAACCGGCGGAGCTGGTCGGCCCGCTGCTCGTGTTGCTAGACCTACACATGCCGGTCATGAACGGGCTAGAATTTCTGGCAACGTATCAGCAGCACCCGCTCGCGCAACAATGCCCCGCCGTGATTGTCGTGCTCACGTCCTCGCAGCATCCTCGCGACTTAGAGCGCCTCCACACCTTGCCTATCGCGGTTGAGGTTCTCACCAAACCGCTCACCAGCGAAAAAGTACACGCCATTCTGCAGCGCCATTTTCGCTAG
- a CDS encoding PAS domain-containing sensor histidine kinase codes for MKSADGYHALETELRAVRAKLERLEADRIDKAEHQALTDRYQESQVRFRTIFENAPFGQKIIASDLVIRQANQAVLDMLGCASPEEVVGHQIKEFAHPDYRDDWHFLQQRLWAHKLPHFTLETCLVRTDGSSFWCQVTSMRFPDNGEELGFTQLEDISDRKALELSLKRLYDAQETILHLITHDVKTPIAHIQLLTDLLQRQVEAATFATDDATDTAKYLALIRRSCADANKLLGDVLLLGSLDTTQVKKQPTNLGALLENRLAAHQLTAHDKGLALVLDVPSQPLQANLHADTFQRVVDNLVSNALKFTPAGGRVTVGLQECPGCVLLTVRDTGIGIPEALQASLFEKFSPASRSGVGGEASTGLGLFITRQIVQLHRGKLWVESQEGAGSCFFVELH; via the coding sequence ATGAAATCAGCTGACGGGTATCACGCTCTCGAAACGGAGTTACGCGCGGTGCGGGCGAAACTAGAACGGCTGGAGGCTGACCGTATTGACAAGGCGGAGCACCAGGCGCTGACCGACCGCTACCAGGAAAGCCAAGTCCGGTTCCGGACCATCTTTGAGAACGCCCCCTTTGGGCAGAAAATCATCGCCTCGGACCTCGTGATCCGGCAAGCTAACCAAGCGGTGCTGGACATGCTCGGCTGTGCTAGCCCGGAGGAAGTAGTCGGCCATCAAATCAAGGAGTTTGCCCACCCCGACTACCGCGACGACTGGCACTTTCTGCAGCAGCGGCTCTGGGCCCACAAGCTGCCCCACTTCACGTTGGAAACCTGCCTGGTACGCACCGATGGGTCCTCTTTTTGGTGCCAGGTCACCTCGATGCGCTTTCCCGACAACGGGGAAGAATTAGGCTTCACGCAGCTGGAAGACATCAGCGACCGCAAGGCCCTGGAACTATCCCTCAAGCGCCTCTACGACGCGCAGGAAACAATCCTGCATTTAATCACCCACGACGTCAAAACGCCCATCGCCCACATTCAACTGCTGACCGACCTGCTACAGCGGCAAGTGGAGGCGGCCACGTTCGCGACGGACGACGCAACAGACACGGCCAAGTACCTGGCCCTGATTCGCCGCTCCTGCGCCGACGCCAACAAGCTGCTGGGCGATGTGCTGCTGCTCGGCTCACTCGACACCACCCAGGTAAAGAAGCAGCCCACCAACTTAGGCGCCCTGCTGGAAAACCGACTGGCGGCGCACCAGCTAACAGCCCACGACAAGGGCTTGGCGCTGGTTCTAGACGTGCCCTCTCAGCCCCTGCAGGCCAACCTGCACGCCGATACCTTCCAGCGGGTGGTGGACAACCTGGTGAGCAACGCGCTCAAGTTTACCCCGGCCGGGGGCCGCGTGACGGTGGGCCTGCAAGAATGCCCGGGCTGTGTATTGCTCACGGTGCGCGATACGGGCATTGGCATTCCCGAGGCGCTGCAAGCCAGTCTGTTCGAGAAGTTTAGTCCCGCAAGTCGTTCCGGGGTGGGAGGCGAGGCCAGCACCGGGCTGGGCTTGTTTATCACCCGGCAAATTGTGCAGCTGCACCGCGGCAAGCTCTGGGTAGAGAGCCAAGAGGGTGCCGGCAGTTGCTTTTTTGTGGAACTGCACTAG